The genomic DNA CTATTCGTTGGGCCGCGCCGGAGTCTTGGCTCTATCGATGCGCAAGCTCGTCTCAAGTGGTAGTCCCTATGAACCGAAGGTCGGCATTTCGCGCGCGGTGCGCGTGGGCTCGATCGTGACTGTCGCGGGCACTGCGCCGCTTGGCCTCGATGGCCGCACAGTGGGGCGGGGGGATCCGGCAGCGCAGGCCCGCCGTTGCCTTGAAATCATCGCCGCCGCGCTCGAGGGAGCCGGGGCTTCACTGCGTCATGTCGTGCGCACTCGGATCTTGCTCACCCGCATTGACGACTGGCAGGCGGTGGCCAGCGTGCACGGCGAGTTCTTTCGCGACATTCGTCCTGTCAACACGATCATGCAGGTGTCGCGCTTCATCGATCCTGACTGGTTGGTGGAGATCGAGGCGGACGCCGTCGTAGATGATACCAGCGGAGCGGCCCAACAAATCGTTGCGGGTGAGCCGCGGTAGCGCGTCTCTCAACTTGAAAGATAGAATCACGGGTTGTGTGCCGCCGCGCGGCCACCTGAACTCAATCGTTAGGCCGCTAACTTGGATGGTATTTCTAATCGATCAATGTCCAAATCGCCATTCACGATCGAACCTCTGACGCCTGCTGACAGTCAGTGGGTGAGACAATTCATTGTTAAGCGTTGGCTTGCCGAAACTGTTGTTGCTCACGGCCAGGAATTCTATCCGCATCGGCTCCCCGGCTTTGTGGCCGTCTCGGACATAGAGCGTGTTGGACTGG from Gemmatimonadaceae bacterium includes the following:
- a CDS encoding RidA family protein → MRKLVSSGSPYEPKVGISRAVRVGSIVTVAGTAPLGLDGRTVGRGDPAAQARRCLEIIAAALEGAGASLRHVVRTRILLTRIDDWQAVASVHGEFFRDIRPVNTIMQVSRFIDPDWLVEIEADAVVDDTSGAAQQIVAGEPR